Proteins encoded in a region of the Orcinus orca chromosome 8, mOrcOrc1.1, whole genome shotgun sequence genome:
- the HINFP gene encoding histone H4 transcription factor isoform X2: MPPPGKVPRKENLGLQCEWGSCSFVCSAMEEFCEHVTQHLQQHLQGSGEEEEEEVEEEDPLEEEFSCLWQECGFCSLDSSADLVRHVYFHCYHTKLKQCGLQALQSQADLSPCILDFQSRNLIPDIPDHFLCLWEHCESSFDNPEWFYRHVEAHSLCCEYQAVGKDNHVVLCGWKGCTCTFKDRFKLREHLRSHTQEKVVACPTCGGMFANNTKFLDHIRRQTSLDQQHFQCSHCSKRFATERLLRDHMRNHVNHYKCPLCDMTCPLPSSLRNHMRFRHSEDRPFKCDYCDYSCKNLIDLRKHLDTHSKEPAYRCDFENCTFSARSLCSIKSHYRKVHEGDSEPRYRCHVCDKCFTRGNNLTVHLRKKHQFKWPSGHPRFRIPELLLSPIFVPYLANLQAISASSCPCLLPSVLLLHQVQGA; this comes from the exons ATGCCGCCCCCTGGGAAAGTTCCTCGGAAGGAGAACCTGGGGCTACAGTGTGAGTGGGGGTCCTGCTCCTTTGTGTGCTCAGCCATGGAGGAGTTCTGCGAGCACGTCACTCAGCACCTGCAGCAGCACCTGCAGGGCtccggggaggaggaggaggaggaggtggaggaggaggacccGCTGG AGGAAGAATTCTCCTGCTTGTGGCAGGAGTGCGGCTTTTGTTCTCTGGACAGTTCTGCTGATCTTGTGCGCCATGTCTACTTCCACTGCTACCACACCAAGCTGAAACAGTGCGGGCTGCAGGCCCTGCAGAGCCAGGCCGACCTCAGCCCCTGCATCCTGGACTTCCAGAGCCGCAACCTCATCCCTGACATCCCTGACCACTTCCTGTGTCTGTGGGAACACTGTGAG agctcctttGACAATCCCGAGTGGTTCTATCGGCATGTGGAAGCTCACAGCCTGTGCTGTGAATACCAGGCAGTCGGCAAGGACAACCATGTGGTGCTGTGTGGCTGGAAAG GCTGTACGTGCACCTTCAAGGACCGCTTTAAGCTTCGAGAGCACCTCCGTAGCCATACCCAGGAGAAGGTGGTGGCCTGCCCCACCTGCGGGGGCATGTTTGCCAACAACACCAAGTTCTTAGATCACATCCGTCGCCAGACCTCGTTGGATC AGCAACACTTCCAGTGCTCTCACTGTTCCAAGAGAtttgccacggagcggctgctgCGGGACCACATGCGTAACCATG TGAACCACTACAAGTGCCCTCTGTGCGACATGACCTGCCCGCTGCCATCCTCCCTCCGAAACCACATGCGCTTTCGCCACAGCGAGGACCGGCCCTTTAAATGTGACTATTGTGACTACAG CTGCAAGAATCTGATCGACCTCCGGAAGCACCTGGATACCCATAGCAAGGAGCCAGCCTACAGGTGTGATTTCGAGAACTGCACCTTCAGTGCCCGGTCGCTCTGCTCTATCAAGTCCCATTACCGAAAAGTGCATGAA ggAGACTCAGAGCCGAGATACAGATGCCATGTGTGTGACAAATGCTTCACGAGGGGCAACAACCTCACCGTGCACCTTCGCAAGAAACACCAGTTCAAGTGGCCCTCAGGGCACCCCCGTTTTCG AATCCCAGAGCTGCTTCTTTCCCCCATATTTGTCCCTTACCTCGCCAATCTCCAGGCCATTTCTGCCTCCTCCTGCCCTTGTTTGCTGCCCTCTGTGCTCCTCCTTCACCAGGTACAAGGAGCATGA